One Paenibacillus riograndensis SBR5 DNA segment encodes these proteins:
- a CDS encoding SEC-C metal-binding domain-containing protein, giving the protein MSKVGRNDLCPCGSGKKYKKCCLDKESSAVESILRLVTTEEAAAAQELTAIRPEMEQAVQETSIQPEGKLTLTKLKKMVAREMKWEHPAHEQLALQLIESMRNQYERELIFEALVLWNGYSRQTRPAVKKTGSFCAAIEYLLSEEYGFNVSQAELADKYEVTAATISRKVKEILNYIEDYGMGGEADELAMLNGPGTPKDKAQALLYMAMEASSSKRRIQLAETALEMYPDSSDAYLILAEESDNEQEARAYLKAGIAAGERELGELFFEKNKGDFWGLHETRPYIRICKSYAESCWFGGNAKEAAQILEHILELNTEDNTGARYLLAAVYLYSNQLKQAEQVLEKYGKDDAAAAFAYDRIILEYKKNGITSQLKMLYRVARGVNKHVPDYLLGVKRLPHNLPDFVGMGDSNEAIEYVIMHSRLWASVPDLLKWMLKQ; this is encoded by the coding sequence TTGAGTAAGGTTGGAAGAAATGACTTGTGCCCATGCGGAAGCGGGAAAAAATATAAGAAATGCTGCCTGGACAAGGAGTCCTCTGCGGTAGAATCCATACTGCGGCTGGTAACAACGGAGGAAGCGGCGGCTGCACAAGAGCTGACAGCTATCCGGCCGGAAATGGAACAGGCGGTCCAGGAAACCTCGATTCAGCCTGAGGGCAAGCTGACCCTGACCAAGCTGAAAAAGATGGTGGCACGTGAAATGAAATGGGAGCATCCGGCTCACGAACAGCTGGCCCTGCAGCTTATCGAGAGCATGAGGAACCAATACGAGCGGGAGCTGATTTTTGAAGCTCTGGTGCTATGGAACGGCTATTCACGCCAGACCAGACCTGCCGTGAAAAAGACAGGCTCGTTCTGTGCCGCAATCGAGTATCTGCTGTCCGAGGAATACGGCTTCAATGTTTCGCAGGCTGAGCTGGCCGACAAATATGAGGTAACGGCGGCGACGATCTCCCGCAAGGTTAAGGAGATACTCAATTACATCGAGGATTACGGCATGGGCGGCGAAGCTGACGAACTGGCGATGCTGAACGGCCCGGGCACACCGAAGGACAAAGCGCAGGCTCTGCTGTATATGGCGATGGAAGCCAGTTCTTCCAAACGGAGAATACAGCTGGCGGAAACGGCGCTGGAGATGTACCCTGACAGCTCTGATGCGTATCTCATATTGGCTGAGGAATCGGACAATGAGCAAGAGGCACGGGCTTATCTCAAGGCCGGAATCGCCGCAGGCGAACGCGAGCTGGGCGAACTGTTTTTTGAGAAGAACAAAGGGGACTTCTGGGGGCTTCATGAGACCCGGCCATACATCCGGATTTGTAAAAGCTACGCCGAATCCTGCTGGTTTGGCGGAAATGCCAAAGAAGCAGCACAAATCCTGGAGCATATTCTGGAGCTGAATACGGAAGATAATACCGGAGCGCGCTACCTGCTCGCTGCTGTGTACCTGTACAGCAACCAATTGAAGCAGGCAGAGCAGGTGCTGGAGAAGTATGGCAAGGATGACGCCGCCGCAGCCTTTGCCTATGACCGGATCATTCTGGAGTATAAGAAGAACGGAATTACCTCCCAGCTCAAAATGCTGTACCGCGTGGCCCGGGGTGTGAACAAGCATGTGCCCGATTACCTGCTGGGTGTGAAGCGGCTGCCCCATAACCTCCCTGATTTTGTCGGAATGGGCGATTCCAACGAAGCGATTGAATATGTTATTATGCACTCTCGTCTATGGGCGAGCGTGCCGGATCTGCTGAAGTGGATGCTAAAACAATAG